From the Solanum stenotomum isolate F172 chromosome 4, ASM1918654v1, whole genome shotgun sequence genome, one window contains:
- the LOC125861553 gene encoding uncharacterized protein LOC125861553: MRDNIDGLLHDTFRDGACDLRLEGVREGPSEDAKKFFKLLEEGKQELYHGCENLSKLNFTIRLFLFKCIHGLSNVAFGDLLDLLREAFPFAHIPESFHKEKNVIKDLGLDYEKIHACPNDCMLFWKENEKENNCYVCGSSRWKTVNDPLTNESSKIPAKVLRYLPLKPRLQRIFMCPKIAANMKWHDTEQPKHGNIRHAADGEAWKNFESLHEDFARDPRNVRLCLSSDGFNPFRTMSISHSTCPVMLMNYNLSPWICMKLEYMILSMIIPGPSSPGKDIDVYLQPLIVELWETGMETYDADSIQTFQLRATLLWTISDFPAYAMLFGWSTKGRKACPTCNHETCSQYLKHSHKMCYMGHRAFLPPDHPFRRDKKSFDGKKDHRSAPTPLSGTEVLEELREFNNKMSKANSENRKKLKNQHTVGKKSFALVRNDLEK; encoded by the exons ATGCGTGACAATATTGATGGCCTACTTCATGATACTTTCAGAGATGGTGCATGTGACTTGAGGCTTGAGGGAGTGAGAGAGGGGCCATCCGAAGATgcaaagaaattttttaaattgctGGAGGAAGGTAAACAAGAGTTATATCATGGGTGTGAGAATTTATCTAAACTTAATTTCACCATTCGATTATTCTTGTTCAAATGCATTCATGGTTTGAGTAATGTGGCCTTTGGAGACTTGCTAGACCTGTTAAGAGAGGCATTTCCATTTGCTCATATACCTGAGTCGTTCCACAAGGAAAAAAATGTGATTAAAGATTTGGGTCTTgattatgaaaaaatacatgCATGTCCTAATGATTGCATGTTATTTTGGAAGGAAAATGAGAAGGAAAATAATTGCTATGTTTGTGGCTCGTCTAGATGGAAGACTGTTAATGATCCCTTGACTAATGAAAGCTCCAAAATTCCTGCAAAGGTTTTAAGGTACCTTCCCTTAAAACCTAGGCTTCAGAGAATATTCATGTGTCCTAAAATAGCTGCAAATATGAAATGGCATGATACTGAACAACCCAAACATGGCAATATAAGGCATGCGGCTGACGGGGAAGCTTGGAAGAATTTTGAATCCTTGCACGAAGATTTTGCTAGAGATCCTCGTAATGTTAGATTGTGTCTTTCAAGTGATGGTTTCAACCCGTTTCGAACCATGAGTATTTCCCATAGCACATGTCCTGTTAtgttaatgaattataatttatcACCGTGGATTTGCATGAAACTGGAGTATATGATATTATCTATGATCATTCCAGGTCCATCGTCTCCAGGAAAGGATATTGATGTCTACCTTCAACCACTAATTGTAGAATTGTGGGAAACTGGGATGGAAACATATGATGCTGATTCTATCCAAACTTTTCAATTGCGTGCAACCTTATTATGGACAATTAGTGATTTTCCAGCCTATGCAATGCTTTTTGGTTGGAGCACAAAAGGAAGAAAGGCATGCCCAACTTGTAATCATGAGACATGCTCTCAATATCTCAAACATAGCCATAAGATGTGTTACATGGGTCATCGAGCATTCTTACCTCCTGATCATCCATTTCGAAGAGATAAGAAATCATTTGATGGTAAAAAAGATCACAGATCTGCACCTACTCCTTTATCAGGCACAGAAGTATTAGAAGAGTTGCGTGAATTCAATAAT AAAATGTCAAAAGCCAACAGTGAGAATCGGAAAAAGTTGAAGAATCAACATACTGTTGGCAAGAAAAGCTTTGCTTTAGTTCGCAATGATTTG GAAAAATAG